TCGGACAACATCGTGATCTCGGTGCCCGGCCAGAACAACGACTCGGTGAAGGACGTCGGCCAGCCGGCCAAGATGCTCTTCCGCAAGGTCATCAACATCACCAACGGTGGCGGCATGGCCCCGCCGTCGACCGCGTCGCCGAGCCCCTCGGTCAGCGGCTCGGCCAAGCCCAGCGCCTCCGGCTCCGCGAAGCCGAGCGTTTCGGGCTCGGCCAAGCCGAGTGCGACGCCGTCCGCGGGCGGCAGCGGTGGTGGCGGTGCGGCAGCGTCGGCCACGCCGACCCCGACGCCCACGCCCACCCCGAGTGCCAGCGCCCCCGCCGCCGCCGTGGGCAAGGTGCCGACGCTCGACGAGGTCAAGGCGAAGGTCGGTGCCACCGCGTGGAACGCGGCGAGCGCCCTCACCGCCGTCGGCGACCCGACCGCCAACCCCGAGATCGGGCTCACCCTGGCGCCGTTCAGCAAGCTCACCGGCCCCGAGGTCGGTGTGCTGCCGGTGACGATGCAGTTCAACGTGCCGCAGATCAACTGCGAGCAGCTCGACAAGCGCTTCGCGGGCTCGATCGACGATCCGAAGAAGCAGGCTGTCGCCTGCCAGTCGGGTGGCAAGTACCTGCTCGACGTCGCCAAGGTCGAGGGCATCGACATCGACAGCGCGAGCCCGCAGCTGGCCCAGAACGGCCAGTGGGAGGTCGCGCTGAACTTCACCAGCGACGGCACCAGCAAGTGGACCAAGCTCACCGGTGAGGCGTTCCGCAACGACGTCGACCCGAAGTGCGAGCAGGCAGCCCTCGGCGACCAGGGCAAGTGCCTCGTCGCGGTCGTCCTCGACAACACCGTCATCTCGGCACCGCAGATCCTCGGTGTGCTGAGCAGCCAGTCCTCGATCAGCGGCAGCTTCAACTCCGCGAGCGCGCAGGACCTGGCGAACAAGCTCAACTTCGGTGCCCTGCCGCTGTCGTTCGTGTCGCGTGACTCCCAGTCGATCACGGCGACGCTCGGCAGCGAGCACCTCAAGGCGGGTCTGCTCGCGGCCGGTATCGGCATGCTGCTCGTCGCGATCTACGCGTTCTTCTACTACCGCCTCCTGGGCTCGGTCATCTTCCTCTCGCTGATCCTGTCGGGTCTGCTCGTCTTCGGCGCCCTCGTGGTGCTGGGTCGGGAGATGGGCTTCACCCTCACCCTGGCGGGTATCGCCGGCTTCATCGTCTCCCTCGGTGTGGCCGCCGACTCCTTCGTCATCTACTTCGAGAGACTCAAGGACGAGATCCGCGAGGGTCGGACGCCGCGCAGTGCGGTGCCCCGGGCCTGGCAGCGGGCGCGCAAGACGATCCTCACCGCCAACGCGGTCTCGATCATGGCGGCCGTCGTGCTCTACCTGGTCTCCAGCGGTCCGGTGAAGGGCTTCGCCTTCGCGCTGGGCCTGGCGACGGTCCTCGACCTCGTGGTGGTCTTCCTCTTCCGTCACCCGATCATGACCATGTTCGCCAGCACCAAGGCCTTCCTCTCGCCGAAGGTCAGTGGTTTGGGTCGAGTGCTGCACCAGCGCAATACTGATGACGATGAGTCCGTCGGCACCCGCCGCATGCGGACCAAGGAGGCCTGACAATGAGCAACACGGGTCTTGCGACTCGCCTCTACCGGGGCGAGGCCGGTCTCAACATCGTCGGCAAGCGGCGGATCTGGTTCTCGGTCGCCGGCGTCCTGCTGGTGGCAGCGATCCTGAGCCTGACGCTGGTGGGCTTCACCGCCGGCATCGAGTTCGAGGGCGGCAACGAGTTCCAGGTGCCGGCCTCGGTCGGCAGTGTCACCCAGGCGGAGGACGCCGTCGGCAAGGCGGTCACCGCGGTCTCCGCGTCCGACGCCGAGCCGGGGCACGTCGTCTCCTCGCAGCGGGTGGGTGACTCGATCTACTCGATCCGCACCTCGACGCTCACGACGGAGCAGACACTCGCGGCGAAGCAGCAGATCGCCACGGCGCTGGGAATCCCGGCCGACCAGATCGGTGAGAGCACCGTCTCGCCGTCCTTCGGTGGGCAGGTCACCCGGCAGGCCATCATCGGTCTCGTCGTCTTCCTGCTGGTGGTGACGGTCTTCCTGGTGTTCCGTTTCGAGTGGCGGATGGCGGTGGCGGCGCTCGCGTCGCTCGCCTTCGACCTGCTCGCGACGGCGACCGTCTACGCGCTGGTCGGGTTCGAGGTGACGCCGTCGACCGTCATCGGCTTCCTGACGATCCTCGGCTTCGCGCTCTACGACGTCGTCGTCGTCTTCGACAAGGTCCAGGAGAACACCCGGGGCATCACCGGCAGTGCGACCCAGACCTATGCGGAGGCGGCAAACCTCGCCGTCAACCAGACCCTGATGCGCTCCATCAACACCGGTCTGGTCGCCCTGCTCCCCGTCGGCGGCCTGCTCTTCATCGGCGCCGGTCTGCTCGGTGCGGGCACCCTGAAGGACCTCGGTCTGGTGCTCTTCATCGGTATGGGCACCGCGGTCTACTCCTCGATCTTCTTCGCGACCCCGGTCCTCGTGGCGCTCAAGTCGATCGAGCCGAAGATCGCCAACCACACCCAGCGGGTGCTGGCCCGCCGGGCCGGCCTCGCGGCGAAGGCGGCCGAGCCGGCCACCGCCGTCGCGCAGCCCGTGGGTGAGCCGGTCGCGGCCGGTGCGCCGAAGCCGGGCGCCAAGCCCGCTCGCCGCCCGTCCAACACGCGGCCGTCGGCACCGAAGCGTCGCTGACACAGCACGTGTCAAGGGGCCCGCTCACCTCGGTGAGCGGGCCCCTTACGCTTACCCGGTGACTGACGAGCTGACTGGCGACAGCGGACCCGGGGTGGCGGCCCTCGTGGCGAGCCGCGTCGTGGACGTGCCCGATTTCCCCAAGCCCGGGATCCTCTTCAAGGACCTCACGCCGCTCTTCGCGGACGGCCCGGTCTTCCGCCAGGTGATCGATGTGATCATCGCCCATCACGGCGGCCGTGGCGGGTTCGACGTCGTGGTCGGTGTCGAGGCGCGCGGGTTCGTCATCGCCGCCGCCCTCGCCTACGCCTCGGGTGTCGGGGTCGTGCCGGTCCGCAAGGCGGGCAAGCTGCCCCGGGTG
This portion of the Allocatelliglobosispora scoriae genome encodes:
- the secD gene encoding protein translocase subunit SecD, with the translated sequence MAPPQGQMRPGRQLAVLGAIFVVLYAIVFLGGTGSFQDRLKPQLGLDLVGGTRVTLQAVTSDGSQIDPQKLEEARQIIEDRVNGKGVSEAEVVTDGSDNIVISVPGQNNDSVKDVGQPAKMLFRKVINITNGGGMAPPSTASPSPSVSGSAKPSASGSAKPSVSGSAKPSATPSAGGSGGGGAAASATPTPTPTPTPSASAPAAAVGKVPTLDEVKAKVGATAWNAASALTAVGDPTANPEIGLTLAPFSKLTGPEVGVLPVTMQFNVPQINCEQLDKRFAGSIDDPKKQAVACQSGGKYLLDVAKVEGIDIDSASPQLAQNGQWEVALNFTSDGTSKWTKLTGEAFRNDVDPKCEQAALGDQGKCLVAVVLDNTVISAPQILGVLSSQSSISGSFNSASAQDLANKLNFGALPLSFVSRDSQSITATLGSEHLKAGLLAAGIGMLLVAIYAFFYYRLLGSVIFLSLILSGLLVFGALVVLGREMGFTLTLAGIAGFIVSLGVAADSFVIYFERLKDEIREGRTPRSAVPRAWQRARKTILTANAVSIMAAVVLYLVSSGPVKGFAFALGLATVLDLVVVFLFRHPIMTMFASTKAFLSPKVSGLGRVLHQRNTDDDESVGTRRMRTKEA
- the secF gene encoding protein translocase subunit SecF gives rise to the protein MSNTGLATRLYRGEAGLNIVGKRRIWFSVAGVLLVAAILSLTLVGFTAGIEFEGGNEFQVPASVGSVTQAEDAVGKAVTAVSASDAEPGHVVSSQRVGDSIYSIRTSTLTTEQTLAAKQQIATALGIPADQIGESTVSPSFGGQVTRQAIIGLVVFLLVVTVFLVFRFEWRMAVAALASLAFDLLATATVYALVGFEVTPSTVIGFLTILGFALYDVVVVFDKVQENTRGITGSATQTYAEAANLAVNQTLMRSINTGLVALLPVGGLLFIGAGLLGAGTLKDLGLVLFIGMGTAVYSSIFFATPVLVALKSIEPKIANHTQRVLARRAGLAAKAAEPATAVAQPVGEPVAAGAPKPGAKPARRPSNTRPSAPKRR
- a CDS encoding adenine phosphoribosyltransferase encodes the protein MTDELTGDSGPGVAALVASRVVDVPDFPKPGILFKDLTPLFADGPVFRQVIDVIIAHHGGRGGFDVVVGVEARGFVIAAALAYASGVGVVPVRKAGKLPRVAHSATYDLEYGTATLEISEGAFTPGQRVLVVDDVLATGGTAEATLDLVARAGGVVCGFTVLMELAFLAGRDRLPGCDVHALMTV